The following nucleotide sequence is from Zea mays cultivar B73 chromosome 1, Zm-B73-REFERENCE-NAM-5.0, whole genome shotgun sequence.
tattatatgctaaactgtcggccaattcatccttcgacagtactgaaagcccatcttctaatgttgggaatccgaagcttttgctcatctcccggcagacagatatctctttgctgtccgggagacagtacaaaaaatcctcttctccgctgccgttgaacactaatgcccccttcggatatttcagcttctgggcatagtgttgggcttctctttcttcttttttagagagtctttttcccgaagcatgacgaatgatatattcaatacttttttttaaagcttcgggagcaggagcagcagttttcttaggcaaactctgctctatagcctcttcctctattgccttctcttcaatttccgagggttgtttatcagcaggctctgaaggcccagcttcggcactagcctgGCTCACTGCAGCTTCAACTTCGGCCGGTCTTGTTTCAGCTTCGATTTGCATTTTCGAAGCCTCggcaattttccctgaaggaatagaacttgaagcctttactgactctagcacatctagtacacttgccatcctttttcttttaggagtggccgcaagacctttttgtatctttggcactgttacttccgccgaagggcttaaaacttctaacatttttgttccttcagtCTTTTGGCCTTATCTTTACTAGTCTTTGCCTCAGCTTGATCGGCTGCGGGTGCCTTCGGCATGGTGGCCGGTTCTTCAGCCTTCTGCATAGAAGGAATTGGCTCCTTTGGAGCAAcagctgaagaagttttcccgcCAAACTCGGGCACCACGACCGGCTCAATATAACGGGACCGGTGGGtgaggactttcaactttttactcttcggcgtaggctcgcttggagcagccgaagcagcaacctttccaTAGGTTGCACCcttttgtgacaccccaggtgtcagtttcgtgttacgtcgcaagatttatcctaatctcggatgctcagtaaaaatttctatttctcgctcgcgtatgtccctgattatccagattattcattcacgttttaccgaattcggagttactcagtctcacagaaggccaattttggagcctgttaaaacttttatcctcGGCACGGATGCAAACTcaaaaatcattctcgaattataaatctcatcagaagcgcatttaatcaaactctcgacaaCTGTTaattgatctgagcccgagtctaattttTCGAACCTTGATCTATGTCCTACTATTTTATTCGGATCCGTACTCgcaaacggaatactcagtatgtcgtcctctaatcaattttatccgactcggccaaatagCTTATGTCTGAACCGAATTGAAAACCCACTCTGGTCGCGACTGTAAAATGTCACGAttcaccttctccgactaaaaatccaaaaccgatcaaatctcaggacgatttattttcgaatcacacGTAGGGAGTTATTTCCgagcaaattcaaatcaaactctcggccaaattaatcgctcaatcgtccgttcgccgaaactctaattcgctctgttctctgtagaaacgaattccgcaggagcatttttattcggaaaaataatttagcgcagcccgtttgcgtgtttgggccagcccaaaccagcccaattgggcccatttgaaaccctaaccctagggctcaTCTATAAATATGAATCCCTCTCCCTTTGCAATTGGCAAAttttcactcccacccctcaCTTTCCCCTAGCCGCCACTTTGATTTCTGCCTGCCTTCTTCCTCCTTGCTCACGGCGGCAGCAGCCACCAGCGAGCCCCTGCTCCACGCGCCCTAGCCATGGCGCCCTTCTCTCCAGCGCGTAGGAGCAGAGCCTCCATGGCGCCATCCTCCGTCCTGCTCCTCGCGCCCGCTTCATCTCCCACCTTGGCCTCGCCATCGCGCAGGAAGGTGCAGGCacccttttcttcttcctctgccCAGCGCTCCCTATTCCTCCCTGCTCGGCCAGCAGCCACGACCATGGCGTCCAGAGCCCATGTGCTCGGCGCCCTTCTCCACCCCCTGGACGGCCTCCTCTACAAAGCAGCCCCTTCTCCCTGTTTCCTGTACGTGCGCAGGGGCAGAAACTCCATGGCCGCCGAGCTCCATTCCTCCAAGCTGGCGGCTCCTTCCCATGGACAGCTTCCCTCCCCTGCGCAGCCGTTCCAAGCTCCCTCAACGCCGGTGCTCCCTGCTCTCCTCCCCATGGGCGCGTCCCCTGCAGGCGAGCAGCGGATTCCCTGTCCCAGCGGCCTCCAGGGCGCGAGCTCCATCTCCCAGCAGCCACTCCCATGGCGTGCTGCTCCAGTCGGTCTCCTTCCTCCCTCTGTCCCTTGCCGCAGGAGCAGCAGCTCCTCCTCCCATGGTCGGCCTCCCTTCTCCCCCTCGGCTCCTTCCTCTAGGCCGAGCTCCTATGCCAGGAACGACTGCTCCACTTGACCGCTGCTCCATTTTTTTCCCTCACTCTGCTCTCTCGGCTGCTGGCAGCCATGGCGCGACGCCTCTGCTCCTTCTCTCTACCCCACAAAACAGCCAGCGCGCAGGAGCTTCTTCTCCATGGACGCCGACCAGGCTGGTCCCTCGCCTCTGCTCTTCCCCGTGGTCGCGGTTCTGCGCAGAGCTGCGAGCAGGAGCACGCCATGGCCGGATCTGCCCCCTCCATGGACGCCCCTTGCTGTTCCCTGCGCCCGGCTCTCTCTATCCAGCGCGTCCCATTTTCTTCCATGGAAAACCAACAGCGAGCCCCCTTCCTCGCTGTTCGTCGTGGTGCCCGCCGGCTGTTCGGCAAAATGCGCAGGAAGCCGCGCGCTGCAGCAGCCCTCCCGTTCGATCTCCACTCCCCTCGTCGCGTGTCGTCGCTCTCGTGCTCGCTGCGCAGCCCCATCCGCAACGCCGTCGAAAACCGTGCTAGTGGTCGGCGCCGCGCTTCGCGCCTTGCCCGTTCGACGAAATGCCAAGCCATGTGGACAGCCCATGCGTCTAGTCACGACTtgttcaggttgattgatttatagtttataatacatatgctgttttaagtgacttgtgtgtTGTCCAGTTTAAGTTGAGAAAAGGTTAAGAAACATTAATTAACCTGCTCCCACCCATGTTTTGAGTTGAAATGTCTAAATGGGTTGCTAAGTCTTATGTTGTGATTAGCCAACTAATGTTACGTAGGAGTCAATTGCGTTAAgtgattaatatatatatatatatatatatgttgtgtctcggattaCGATAATAAGTAGCAAGCCGACGTGTAGGAGGTATAGCGGCCTATGTTGTTGCGCTAGTTAGCCGAATTAATAGATGTGTTTGGGTAAGATCGTAGTCACGGTGATTTACTTGTTACAGTCTAAATGCGCATGGTTATGATCATGGGTAAAAATCTgtagtgctcatgtggtgtctaaaCTAAAATGCGaactagtgggtgaaaagcgctttgatatacatatatgccaaaattgatgattgtggtgaatgtGTTGATTAAATGTGTATGTTAGTTCTAGCGCGCGAAATATCTTGGATGAAAATTAgtgagtctacttgttagtcctcatttgattattttaactctaacaaatggtaaagtgttagaataattcaagtctctagagcaaggcgattcttgaattatataggagctgaaatttattgattgctgttttagactgcacgcactgttttagttgtgctgtatgtttgatgaactaaattatgttttctgtagatatgtgctatagaaaagtggtagataactttattatcttgctggtgttaaaatttgacagccataggtctgaccgtttaggagttgtgctttttacaaattcagtaactgaatctgtccaaattctgtacagatttctgaaactgcattgtttgcttaagttaatgtttgaatcagtccttgtagattctaagaaagttgtagatgcttttcttatcttgcttgtgttaaaatttcataactaaaggcctgacggtttaagagttatgaattttataacttggttgctgtgttctgtccacttacagaacagatttcgaaaactgtgttgtttgattgagttaaacattgaatcacttcttggtgattataaaagttatatagtgcttttgctgagcttttcaaaaagtcttagatcactctttttggtgatctgaagattgagttatgaatgtttaaagtgagaagactgaatctgtccagttctggacagcaaagtcttatagtgtcttttatccttagttaaatactgaatcaccttgagatgattataaatgatatgtggacaatttcattacctttctagaaagtctagaatcaatttgtttggatgtctgaatgtttagttgtgaattttttaagttgcaagtctgaatctgtccaaatctggacagagctactTTGTTTGCACAtttcgaccttgctaagtgtcgaatcatgttgtgatgacaataccaaagttgtagaaaactttttaagctttccaaaaagtcttagtctgctatttttggattaatatttgaagagttatgattaaaacaaatagctgctgtgctgctgtcctaaaaatctgcacgtgctcaaatgaatatttagttcaccattttggctaaaaatgcttagttatcACTTAACAGACATAGACTTGTGatggctaaacttaggttaacatgtgttccatgattaatgtgcttgcttgctgtagttgattgtgatagaggagtccatcgacattgatgcatcggtcctctattaaacttgtgtttgtgatgcttttgtgtgatcaatagaagaactaatgaaaagccgtagcaacTAAATAAATGCTTGTACGTGTGATATCGTGTTGCGTTGGTTAATTGTAGGTAGTGATCGTCGTCTTTCCAGTGGTAGTGTTTACGTGTGCCCAATGACACATAAATAACTAGTGTTTGTGTATAGTTGTTGCAGTGTCTTACTATTtggtgtttagttcgctaccatgtattgtatatcttgtgatatttttcaccatattcatccatatgcatattgcatctcatttaggaccgagagatgccgATCGAGCAaatgatgcagttggtggacgaccccaaagaaggatggacataaccagtggatgctcgccaagcgagtacctcccccagcaaacactatataagtgttaaattaaaggcaagccccggttttatgcataatcgttatatatatgctattttactacacttaatgtttgtaggcttgtaccgtgcacttaagtgtatgagttgactgaaaccttagttgcatgaactcaggataccttttgagatggatactagtatgctagggtcGAGtaactgctttactaattagggatctcggtagaagtcgagtgatttttctagcactcgcgcgaggtcaggaattggttgtatccatttataTATCGtactgatgatggtctgtggacaacggtccatggggatgcgttgtctacgagacgaaattggaataaggattaaggtgtggtaccgtgtgtcaagcgtttgaacgtactaaacacatgccgagaaatatggtaaatcggtaagcctagtacctgagtgaacctgcccgcagactttacccctcacgcgacctgagacgtggtctcccattccggttatggtgggtacaagtgcggtcactgcacgacggcagtcggggtcagtgaggcattgtacgccaaggcggtgagccctgatctgttgccagggaatcgatggggacggttgatgtgtgtggggacggagtgcctcgccacatcgtgtgtttaggtttaccttgcaaggtttaaaaactcgattcgaatcgtctgcttctcgcagctaatgagactgcttgatccatgttgctacattgagtaataagtggaaatgagttgactggcaaaatggttgattgcttaaaaatgtttgatatcatgtatgagtagctaggtactcatctagtttaaaaaggatcatactaaaacttgaaaagctaaaacatgattttagactcagctagtgcttttggcaaaccaaacccctcagccaaacagctgcatgtctagaggtagaggagtagactcctcacacccggtaagtctagctgagtattagtatactcagccttgcttgtggcataatttttgcaggtactccttaggatgactggttgatggtgtgacttggcctccatccctgccaccgggatagacggtcgagtgggttattgcttccgcaggagaggaccaggaggagtagtgtggccaggcttcgccatgttactcggttctttctccgttagttatttccgctgcattaaaatttatggttattatttctgaaactccgataatgtaatcactaatgatacttattaaatttgtggtattatgctttattgtatttctctgtgcctcaccttcgagtgagctagtggtattcgatcctggttaagtggctttatcggactagatccgagggactgacggtttattcccatttaagtgtggtctagcctctaaggcgggacttaggcacttaagttggaataaatcgggcggttccgccacacctttattttctgcccccgtggtgggtagcgatagtcagggtacacaaatccaatagcatcaaaaaccctatttaatcttttcttttttcggctcccgaaggccgcagatagtgcattatcttcggacttggaatatgctccaagtaactcatcgctagtattttccacacacttcagccagtcatcatctggttcgacaaactggtctccaaacctgaaggtgtatttcaatcgaaccaggtcgccttcgctagggttagtgatggtttctttcggcatttcccagctgtctatctgtgatacccaattttctaaaaagaagttaaatgtatttttcccttttctttcgtgatctgtgtagttggggttggagtttttttaggaagcattcaccaataaaacagtagaatacttattggatttgtgcgttggggtcgggagcagacgtgagagcgagtttgggccgtggatctcgatccggcggtggggagcccattagtttccgccctaaaccctagccgcccctccctctcactcccccacccctttggccgcccctcccctctctcttccactcttgcagccgccccaatccctctccttcttccccaagtgattgcagcgccacccctcaaccctagcccccccacctcttcctctccaaggtggagcctccccgcttggtgtccgtcgtgtgggtgcgaatcttccatgggagtttggagggaggaagaaggaagaaaaggaggaaaggaggaacccaaggtgattttcatgatcattttgttgtatttgtgctgcaatccaattggttacatgtttacctatgcgatttggtagagatgttgtccagaaatttagtgggtggacgaacagcagtagttctagtgatttctgggaatttttcgtgggcaattagtagggatcagtgggagaatcatgtagagctttgtcatacctttccaacgagtacttatgcgctcgatttggagttataatttaggagatatcgttgtttgaatccggttatgttgctgtccaaaaaaacagatttttcaggtgggtgaacagcagtagtattagcagtttctgtgaatttttcgtgggtaattagtgttaaacagtatgataatcatgtagggctttgtcttatctttccaataagtacttatttgcttgatttggaattatattttaaaagatatcgctgtttgaatccgggtatgtcgctgtccaaaagacaaaaaaacagattacagggttcatcttgtggactgttttgggctaattagatgttggaatttaattataaattgtatacaaaacttgtggggaatttcatgtagatgcctctggagtttttgtttgctacaactgctgttataattttaaagttatgaaattattaagcagcgccgctgcagtttggtgggtgtggggagagatgtaacccgcggcggggtttgagtttgtgcgtaggtgcggcgtcgtttatgagcctgattatgtgaaattggtgcactaagttgtgtgtcaaaaacaggtggtggacttccggatcgtacttagggatttgcccgaacttccggtaaaggcaagtaaatacagtggtggttgctaccgtttgggttgcatcctattccctgacattgagtatgcataagttttaattatgttaatcattgaattctatgatgaagtttatttgtttggaagtattaattctcaattgtctaatattgtggatgatcataatttggtaatgatatatgtggttgattcccatcttggatgaagttgaagtattttttttgaatcacgttatatgaagtgttgtaggcatgacatgctcatcgcatcatccatcttgcattttgaagttatgccgtgatcttatggtctgaccgtaccggtacatttttagcatcgtacgttgcccgaggagaggtacgatgcggcttcatatccttagaggtatgaaggcagaagtcatccttgcatttgcagacattt
It contains:
- the LOC111590606 gene encoding uncharacterized protein; translation: MARRLCSFSLPHKTASAQELLLHGRRPGWSLASALPRGRGSAQSCEQEHAMAGSAPSMDAPCCSLRPALSIQRVPFSSMENQQRAPFLAVRRGARRLFGKMRRKPRAAAALPFDLHSPRRVSSLSCSLRSPIRNAVENRASGRRRASRLARSTKCQAMWTAHASSHDLFRLIDL